Within the Flavobacteriales bacterium genome, the region CTGAGAATCGCTCGGCCGCTTCCCATCGGGATTCTTCCTTGTTCCATTCAGAATAGTAGATGTCCTCGAAATACTTGTGGTCCCCATTCTCATCTACGGCATTGCTGGTCTCACTGGGTCTACGTGAGGTGTAGACCATCATCTGTCCATCCGCTGTGACACTGGGGGCATAGTCATCGAATCGGGAATTGATCTCCTTGTCCAAGTTGGTGATGGTCACGGGTATGGCTTGCGCCATCATTTCCTGAGCATAGTCGCACTGAGCGATCAATGCACTTACGTTGAGTCGTTTCTGACGGGCATCGGAGCTGATCTCCCGATACTTCCGATAGTAGGTCTTGGCCTTTTCGAGTTCGGCCAGTCGGTGATAGGTCTGTCCCAGCAGGAAGTAGAGATCCACGTCTACATCACTATCCAATTCTTGAGCCTTCTCTAGATAATCCCTCGCAATATCATAGTGTTTGAGGGCATATTGTGTCTCACCGATTCGGAAGTTGATCAAAGCCCCATCGGGGTTTTCCTTGTAGACCTGACGGTAACTATCCAATGCTCCCCAGTAATCACGCTTAAGGAAGGCCTGGCGCCCTTCGGTCATACGGATGAGATTCTTGGTCTGTGCAGGCACCTGCACAATCAAAAAGAAACTGAAGATTATAATGAGCAGACTTCTCATGGGTCGATTCGTTCTACAGTGCTCCGATAATTCAATTCACGCTGTGCTTCATGACCTTCGAACTCGGCCAGGACGGCCGCTACTGCTCCGATGATCGCAGTGAATGAAGCAATAATGAAGCCAAGCAAGGGCAGGGTCATTCCGAAGGCGATTCCCAATCCGAGTGCGATACTCTCTCCGCGTCTTCCACGTATATAGCTGAATCCTTCTTTGAGACTCATCTTCTTACGCTCATTGACATAGTCGATCATCGAGAAGCCGTAGTAGAAAGCACCTATCAGCAAAGAGAAGATGGCGGAGAATGGGGCCAGGAAAGGAAGGAAGAGCGTGATGATCCAAAGCACAAGAAGCAGGCTCATCTCCGCAAAGAAATTGCGTAAGGCGACCAGACTTCCTCGCAAGGCATCCTTGATCAATTGTTTCAGGTCGAAGGGGTAGGTCTTCCCGGTAACTATCTCCTCGGTACGCTCAGAGAGTAGAGCAAGCACGGGTGAGAGAATGGCCAGTAGTACATACTTGCTGATCAAGAGCAGCAGCCCCCACATGGCGATGCGCACTACGATGGCGATGATCACCGTGTAGCCGTCATTGTACCAGGCCTTGAGCGTTTCCCAGAAATTCCAGAACCAGCTCATTCGACCTTCTTCCACAGTTGATGCTTCGATATCCAATCGGCCTGCGATCATTATCTCCACAGAATCCACAATACCGGAGATGATCTGGAGTCCCCCGATCCAATACAGGATACTGAGCACGAAAGGGTAGATGAAATAATGGGTCAATCGATGGCGGAAGATGAAACTGACCGCATCGAAGAATGCCTTGAGACCGCGTTTGAAACCCTTGAGAAATCCCATACTCCTTGCGCCTCAAATGTACATGCATTGTCCGATCCAGCGGTCTGAATCATGGAGTCGGCCTAGGATAGCTATGCAAGAATGTTCGATCGGTAATCGCCTGCTGATCTTTACCTTCGCGCTTTGAAAGAACACATGGAGAATTCACCGCTCAGTGCTATCAGTCCGGTCGATGGACGCTACAGCAGCAAGACGACCGAACTCGGTCCCTATTTCTCAGAACACGCTCTCATCAGATACCGCACACAGGTAGAGGTAGCTTATTTCAAACGCTTGTGTCAGATACCCTTGCCTCAATTGGCCGATGTACCTGCTGATGCCTTGGAGCGCATACAGGCACGTATGGATGCCTTCTCCATGGAGGATGCACTACAGGTCAAGAAGACGGAAAAGACCACCAATCACGATGTAAAAGCGGTAGAATACCTACTCAAATCATGGATGGATGAAGAAGGTCTATCGGATTACAAGGAATTCGTGCATTTCGGACTGACCTCTCAGGACATCAACAATACCTCCATCCCCATGAGTATCAAGGATGCCATGCTGGAGGTCTACCTCCCCAAGGTGGAGGATATCCTCCGTATACTGGATGGTCTGGTAGATGAATGGAGTGATGTGGCCATGCTCGCACGTACTCATGGCCAAGCGGCTTCTCCCACGCGTCTGGGTAAGGAGATGCAGGTCTTTACAGAGCGCATCCGTGTGCAACTCGACCTGCTGAAGACCATCCCTTACTCGGCCAAATTCGGTGGTGCTACTGGAAATTTCAACGCCCATCATGTGGCATACCCCGATGTGGATTGGCCGGCCTTTGCAGATGCCTTCTGTGCTGATGACCTGGGCGTATCCCGCTCCCGTACTACCACGCAGGTGGAGCATTACGATAATCTAGCGGCACTGATGGACAATTTGTCCCGCATCCATGTCATCCTGCTCGATCTATGCCGCGACATGTGGACCTATGTCTCGATGGATTATTTCAAGCAGAGGATCGTGGCCGGAGAAGTTGGGTCCAGTGCGATGCCGCACAAGGTCAATCCCATCGACTTTGAGAATGCGGAGGGAAATCTGGGTATCGCCAATGCCCTCTTTGGACATTTATCCGCAAAATTGCCCATCTCACGGCTGCAGCGCGACCTCACTGATAGCACGGCCATGCGGAATCTCGGAATGCCTTTCGCCCATGGACTGATCGCATTGAAGAGCATCGAGAGGGGGCTGGGTAAACTCCTCCTCAATCGCGAGAAGTTGGCCGAAGACCTCGAGAACAACTGGGCGGTGGTGGCAGAGGCCATACAGACCATCCTGCGTAGGGAGAACTACCCCGAGCCCTACGAGGCGCTCAAGGCCCTGACCCGCACCAACAGCGTGATGAACCAAGACAGCATGCATGAATTCATA harbors:
- the purB gene encoding adenylosuccinate lyase — its product is MENSPLSAISPVDGRYSSKTTELGPYFSEHALIRYRTQVEVAYFKRLCQIPLPQLADVPADALERIQARMDAFSMEDALQVKKTEKTTNHDVKAVEYLLKSWMDEEGLSDYKEFVHFGLTSQDINNTSIPMSIKDAMLEVYLPKVEDILRILDGLVDEWSDVAMLARTHGQAASPTRLGKEMQVFTERIRVQLDLLKTIPYSAKFGGATGNFNAHHVAYPDVDWPAFADAFCADDLGVSRSRTTTQVEHYDNLAALMDNLSRIHVILLDLCRDMWTYVSMDYFKQRIVAGEVGSSAMPHKVNPIDFENAEGNLGIANALFGHLSAKLPISRLQRDLTDSTAMRNLGMPFAHGLIALKSIERGLGKLLLNREKLAEDLENNWAVVAEAIQTILRRENYPEPYEALKALTRTNSVMNQDSMHEFIDGLEVSDSVKSELKSIRPENYTGV
- a CDS encoding EI24 domain-containing protein, with product MGFLKGFKRGLKAFFDAVSFIFRHRLTHYFIYPFVLSILYWIGGLQIISGIVDSVEIMIAGRLDIEASTVEEGRMSWFWNFWETLKAWYNDGYTVIIAIVVRIAMWGLLLLISKYVLLAILSPVLALLSERTEEIVTGKTYPFDLKQLIKDALRGSLVALRNFFAEMSLLLVLWIITLFLPFLAPFSAIFSLLIGAFYYGFSMIDYVNERKKMSLKEGFSYIRGRRGESIALGLGIAFGMTLPLLGFIIASFTAIIGAVAAVLAEFEGHEAQRELNYRSTVERIDP